One segment of Insulibacter thermoxylanivorax DNA contains the following:
- the galE gene encoding UDP-glucose 4-epimerase GalE gives MAILVTGGAGYIGSHTVAELLEKGEEVVVVDNLQTGHRQAVLGGTFYQADIRDDEALSKIFKKHEIEAVIHFAANSLVGESVEKPLAYYDNNVYGSQKLMETMIQHGVKKIVFSSTAAVYGEPERVPIDEHDRTNPTNPYGDTKLAMEKMFRWGDAAYGLKSISLRYFNAAGAHPDGLIGEDHHPETHLIPVILQVPLGKREFISVFGEDYPTEDGTCIRDYIHVMDLANAHYLALQRLRAKEESGVYNLGNGQGFSVRQVIDVARRVTGHPIPDRVSPRRPGDPAVLVASSERAQEELGWKPQYADLEKIVDSAWQWFRRHPNGYRG, from the coding sequence ATGGCGATCTTAGTAACCGGTGGAGCGGGATATATCGGGAGCCATACGGTGGCTGAACTGCTGGAGAAGGGCGAAGAAGTTGTCGTCGTCGACAATCTGCAGACCGGCCACCGTCAGGCGGTGCTTGGCGGAACCTTCTATCAGGCGGATATTCGCGACGACGAGGCGCTGAGTAAGATCTTCAAGAAACATGAGATCGAAGCGGTGATCCACTTCGCCGCCAACTCGCTGGTCGGCGAAAGCGTAGAGAAACCGCTGGCCTATTATGATAACAATGTCTATGGATCGCAGAAATTGATGGAGACGATGATCCAGCACGGTGTGAAGAAGATCGTCTTCTCGTCTACGGCCGCCGTCTACGGGGAGCCGGAGCGCGTGCCGATTGATGAACACGACCGCACGAACCCGACGAACCCTTACGGCGATACGAAGCTGGCGATGGAGAAGATGTTCCGCTGGGGGGATGCGGCATATGGATTGAAGTCGATATCGCTGCGCTATTTTAACGCTGCGGGGGCACATCCCGATGGGCTGATCGGCGAGGATCACCATCCGGAGACCCACCTCATTCCGGTGATCCTGCAAGTCCCGCTGGGCAAACGCGAGTTCATCTCCGTATTCGGCGAAGATTATCCAACGGAAGACGGTACCTGCATCCGGGATTATATCCACGTGATGGACCTGGCGAATGCGCACTACCTGGCACTGCAGCGACTGCGCGCGAAAGAGGAGAGCGGCGTCTATAATCTGGGCAACGGACAGGGCTTCTCTGTCCGCCAGGTGATCGATGTGGCTCGCCGCGTGACGGGTCATCCGATCCCGGACCGCGTATCGCCGCGCCGTCCCGGCGATCCGGCGGTGCTTGTGGCTTCTTCCGAACGGGCGCAGGAAGAGCTGGGGTGGAAGCCGCAGTATGCGGATCTCGAGAAGATCGTGGACAGCGCTTGGCAATGGTTCCGTCGTCATCCCAACGGCTACCGCGGATAA
- a CDS encoding galactokinase, with amino-acid sequence MLTDKFKELFGDPAGARLFFAPGRVNLIGEHTDYNGGYVFPAALSFGTYALVKPRTDGLYRFRSLNLSKQVDVKADEIVYREEDNWANYPKGVLLQLQQYAADQKEVFRGADVLYYGNIPNGAGLSSSASIEVVTAYALSRIAGLTIPVIELVKLSQKAENEFVGVNCGIMDQFAVGMGKANHAIRLNCADLSYEYAPLRLAGHKLIITNTNKRRGLADSKYNERRAECEKGLEILRSVKPDLRDLGALSLSEWEELREHIQDPVIRNRVEHVVSENDRVLRAVHSLEENDLEQFGQLMIQSHESLRDLYEVTGKELDALVEAALSVPGCIGSRMTGAGFGGCTVSLVREEAVNEFQEVVAKKYTEATGLTPTFYVCDIGDGVKEITEV; translated from the coding sequence ATGCTGACTGACAAGTTTAAAGAACTGTTCGGCGATCCTGCTGGAGCGAGATTGTTCTTCGCTCCGGGCCGAGTGAACCTGATCGGTGAACACACGGATTATAACGGCGGTTATGTGTTCCCGGCAGCCCTCTCCTTCGGCACCTATGCGCTGGTTAAGCCTCGTACGGACGGGCTCTACCGTTTCCGTTCACTGAATCTGTCTAAGCAAGTGGATGTGAAAGCAGATGAGATCGTCTATCGAGAAGAGGATAACTGGGCGAACTATCCGAAGGGTGTTCTCCTGCAGCTCCAGCAATATGCCGCCGATCAGAAGGAAGTCTTCCGCGGTGCGGATGTGCTGTACTACGGCAATATTCCAAACGGTGCAGGTCTATCCTCTTCGGCTTCCATCGAAGTCGTCACCGCTTATGCCCTCTCTCGCATCGCCGGCCTTACGATTCCGGTGATCGAGCTGGTGAAGCTGTCGCAGAAGGCAGAAAATGAATTCGTCGGCGTCAACTGCGGCATCATGGACCAGTTCGCCGTCGGCATGGGCAAAGCGAATCATGCAATCCGCCTGAACTGCGCCGATCTGTCCTATGAATATGCACCGCTGCGATTGGCCGGGCATAAGCTGATCATCACCAACACCAACAAGCGCCGCGGCTTGGCCGACTCGAAGTACAATGAACGGCGCGCCGAATGCGAGAAGGGACTGGAGATCCTGCGAAGCGTAAAGCCTGATCTCAGAGATCTGGGAGCGCTCAGCCTGAGCGAATGGGAGGAGCTGCGCGAGCATATCCAAGATCCTGTGATCCGAAATCGTGTTGAGCACGTGGTCAGCGAGAATGACCGCGTCCTCAGAGCCGTACACAGCCTGGAGGAGAACGATCTTGAGCAGTTCGGACAATTGATGATCCAGTCCCATGAATCGCTGCGCGATCTCTATGAGGTGACGGGCAAGGAACTCGATGCTTTGGTGGAAGCGGCGCTGTCCGTGCCGGGCTGCATCGGCAGCCGCATGACCGGTGCGGGCTTCGGCGGATGCACGGTCAGCCTTGTTCGTGAGGAAGCCGTCAATGAATTCCAGGAAGTTGTGGCGAAGAAGTATACAGAAGCCACGGGACTTACTCCGACATTCTATGTGTGCGATATAGGCGACGGCGTAAAAGAAATCACGGAGGTGTGA